TTCATTTAGAAATCTAGCGCAACTCAATACACAATGGGCCAAAAGTCAAAGTCATTAGGACACATGTAGATAACAAAGAGCATTAAAAACGATTATTAACATAGGAACCTAACACTGGCTCTCAGCTGCTTTCACCCTCACCGGCAAGCCTCCCAGTGCTCCCCCTGTCTTCGCCTCCTCCCCCAATCTCCTGCTCATCTCCTGGTTTTGGAGGGTCAGCGCCTCCATGCGGCTCCGAGCCTCCTCCAGCCTGCCCTCCAGGAAGTCCCGCTCCTCCCGCTGCTTCTCCCGCCACGCAGTCAGGCCCTCGAAACGCTCCTTCATCGTCAGGTTGGTCTGACGCAGGGCCTCTGAGAGACACGAGCACGGAggatttaaataaatgtcatgcTACATCTCTGAAACTCCACCCCGACATAAAGCCCGTTGACCACAGACACTCTAATATGAGCATTTAGTGAAtagtgcaacaacaacaaataaaaacaaactctttCCTCAGCTCTGAACCCACCACCACACCCCTACTCTTACCCTTCAGGTCTCGGTTCTCCTGGATGAGGATGTTCATCTGCTGCAGGGTTTCCTCCAGTGTGCCGGACTGACCGGGAGAGCGAGAGATGTCGCCGTTCATCACGGGGCCTCCAGATGCCATGAAGCTGCGAGGAAGGtgaggaaagagacagaaggacacACGCACAGAAGCTGTGAGAAGTGGTCATCAACTTGAATTGTCATTTTGTGCATGTTGCTAATTACACACTTAAAATGAGGCATTTTTTTGAATTCAGTAAATAAGTTTAAGGATATTAAATACACCTGTAATTAAAATACATCCACTGACATCATATTTTGAATACAACAGTGGTAACAGCTAGCTGAAGCGATGAGAAATGACAGCGCCGTCTGTTATGTGGCGCCTTTTCAGTGCTACCACTGGAGGGCGCTAAAAGCTCAGATTTTAAAAttccacacagcagctttaaggCTGTTCACATTAAAGGCCTCAACAATGTGTTTGCCTTTACTAAATTCAGCATGAGCTGCGGATATTCTGTCAGTTTTCAACATAATTATCCAAAGACGCTGCAGATTTTCTGCAGATTCATCTCTGTTGAAATGCAAGCATGATGTCACCTGATGACAGTCATTATAACTCAAAACCTCATTTCTCTCATGTTGTGGGGAATTTTACATCACCTCACTGTCTGAATGCTAACTAACTGTGAATACTGTGAATGTGAGTGAAATCCCCTTCCACTCAGTCTTCACTTGTGTATTTTGTTATCAGTGAAGAATGTTGTCTCCATGCTGACATCACCAAGTGACTCAGTGCTttcagcatgcagcagcagcagaggagcagcacacAGCCAGTAAATGCAGATCACATGATAACTCAATCCCATTACAATAACAGAGAGCAGGATGCTGTGCACTTAGTGACAGACACACGAATACACAACCACAGTCGTTATTAAAGCGCCAGATATCACGATTGAGTGGAACTTGGGGACACTACAGTGGATAACAGTGAGAATAACGCTACTTTAAAACCACTACAGACACGCTGTCGCTGTGTGGAAACGTTACAGCGGCGTTTCTCTTTAATGTGTGGTCGtttgatttcactttttgtctctcttcGGGCGGGCCTATCCCGTGTGCGACTCTTGGTAAACACTGAAAAGTTAGCACAGTAACTTACACAACACGGATGAGGTTCAGCGCGAGACAAACTGCGTCACATAGAGTGTTAGACGGGTATAAATGTCAAGCCTCACCTGGTGTCAGCTCCTGAACTAGACACGGCCGGGATGTTCACTCCAGAAACATATAGGAACTGTCTGAGAGACGGTCAACTGCGTCGATCCACCGTGTTCTGCTGCTTCTGGTCTGGAGCAACGTCAAGTCACGTACAGAAACAGCACGCTTCCGGTTATtgtttccaaaataaaatcactcaatattttcatttcattgtctAGGCTAAGAAACGTattgaaaatacaaaattaaaaatgtttcttgaAAAAAACAACGATAAGACGGAAAGGATAAATGCaattagcaaaacaaacaagtctGACACAATTTAGCCAATATTATGAAACAACACAAtctttcaaaatgcattttccagTAATAACCTTTTACTGATTGGTTGTTATTAAATTCGCTTCAGTAAAccttatgcgtgtgtgtgtgtgtgtgtgtgtgtgtgtgtacgcgcgCACGCATGTGTGCGCGTTCGTAATTAGGTTGTAGTACATCAAGCTTCGAACTTGGGCAATTCATTCAACCTATTTCAAGtttaagcttttattttgaatggtTACGTACCTTACTTCCTGTCCCCGCAGGCCTAATTCTCGCTGGTGCGACGCAGTTCTGACTCGTGCGGATTTATTGAAGGTTCTCATTTCCTCGACGTGACGTCGCAGGGCAGGGACGAGAGGTGGGTACAAAGTGCGTGAGCGCAGCCGCTGTGTGGACGGATCCATCCGCGTGTTCAACACATCAGTGGAAGCGCGTGAGCAGCAGACTGCGGGAATTCCCTACAGGAGTCACCTTGCACTTTGACAGCGGGAAATGAAAGGCGGGAGATTCCCCAACCTGCTCGTGTtataaaaatacatacacaaaaatgaatgaaaaatgatcGCGCTCTAATATCAATGCtgttttataaaaaacaaattaaggtCATTATAAAATATCAGTGGAATACAGTAAGATTACAAATGTTTTGCTTTAGTCTGAACTTCTTTACATAGTGGCCCATGGACGCAAATGATAAAATATTACAGCATTAATTCGATTTATTCAGGTTATCTattatataaaaagaaaaagccatacatacatgttcacatcagtgtccactagatggcagtgttgtgcagcaaaaacacatatCAGCTAAAATGTTTGGCTGAGGTGAAACGGAACTGCCCGCATAGGAAAAGTCCTGATGATAGTTGAAGAAGAACTATTTTATCATGAtatctgttattgttttgaGGCCGAATTGTGTGCTGTTTTATGGAGAACAGATTTAGTTATAGGAGCAGCTTTCACACAGAACCGGTACTGATGATGTCTGTAACCTTATCTTTTATGTTCTGCTGTGGACTGCGGCTATCAGCCAGTGAAACGTACCCAGATTATTCACTTGGACCCTCTCCACGAAACCCCCTGAAGAACTTCCTCTGAACATGCTCTCCGGCATTAAAATTGTGATTAGACCTATCCGGTTTTCCCTTTCCGATTATCTTGGATGCTTTCAAATGCGCTGtaggaaaaatggaaatggaaagaatTGCAGCCAAAAGCAGAGTTTCTGAGCTCAGTTGAATGATGAActggataaaataaaaatccactGATAAAAAATACAACGCTTGAGTTTTGCCACAATAGCCACATTACAATTTGCATATGTACAGTGTCATATGCTTTATTTATGCAATATTCGCCTGGCAGTGTTAGGGATATATTGGACTTCAACAGGTTTTGTGCCTTAACGTTTATCGCCAATATTAACATTTTCCGGCAAAATAAGCTTTTGAGCGCACCAACAAGCTCGCGTAGAAACGTACAACGTCGGAGCGTCACATCAGTCCTTGAACGCAGCACCCGTGCGCTCTGGTGAAGCGTGTCGCTCCCACAGCAGCCAGATGAGATGGACACACTGGGAGCACAGCAACAGGTTGGAGTTGCTGAAGCTTCTGGAGCTTGATTTAACTGTGGCGTCCACTTTGCAAAGCTGATACGATTTGAGTGTCTGCGAGTTCAGTTGATGGACAAAAGCACTGTGGACGAATTTTGTGCAAAAAGTTACTTGGCatgtttttagagttttttttagGGAAGTGGAGCATCCTCGAGCGTCAAGGCAACCATCAAAGTTctttaaaacttttttgttCGCcttttcagctcactgttgGCAACTTGGATGCTTGAGGGGACCTCCAGTAGAAAACAGTGAATAGAAACAAAACTTTTTGTCCGGTGAAGCATCACCACAGGGTTTACAGACCAGAAGCTTGTGACGCCTCTCGGGTTCTTCGGCATGTTTGCCGCGGCTCTCCTCCTCGCAGCGCTCTGCGTTTTTACGCATCTGGACACTTTTACGCACGGGTGCCAGCTCCCGTCCGAGTGGCGGCCGCTGAGCGAGGGCTGCCGGGCGGAGCTGGCGGAGATCATCGTGTACGCCCGGGTCCTGGCGATCCACCGGGAGCCCCTGGGCGGCGGGGCAGGCAGCCTGTACAACTCGCTGCCCTTCGGGTTCGGGTATGGGTACGAGGGCGCGGAGGAAGGGCTGCTGTACTCCGCggaggtggagctgctgtgcGACCAGGCTTGGGGCAGCATGCTGGAGGTGCCCTCTGGATCAAGACTTAACCTGACCGGACTGGGTTACCTGTCCTGCCAGTCCCACACCGTGATGGAGAACTACTCCtactttttcttcctcaggtGAGGTACAAGGCTCGGACAAATTAATCCAAATAGCTCCAGCACACATTTGGACTCTAAACACGAAGTCAAGCAGTCCAGAAATACGTTTTACTGTTGCCATTAAAAATTAGACCACATCCCATAAAACCGTTGGCCAGACAGGAGTGCATTTGGGAAAAAAGCAATTTTGAACCAACTCTGTAATAACTCTTCAGAGTTTGTTTTGGAGAAAGCTGTGATCTGCAGTAACATGTGTAAACAAGACTTTCCATTAGGTGAGACTtgaaatgttgtctttttaCTCACTGCATCTGTCTACCAGCTGTAGTTGCTTGTTATTTTGCAGAGGAAATTTGACCTGCACAGCAAACTACAGACTCATTCGATGTATTTCCAACCCATGAAATGCATCAGCTTATGAAACCTGCATTGATGCTTGCAAGCTTGAATTGATTGACGCAAACTGTAAACCCCAGCTGCTGTGCAGGCCGGTgattcctgcagcagcttcagctctcCCCTCACGGTtttcctgctccacctcctccgcaGGATGGACGAGAACTACAACATCCTCCCCCACGGCGTCAACTTCCAGGACGCCATCTTCCCCGACACGTCCGAGAACAGGCGCACGTTCTCCAGCCTCTTCCAGTTCTCCAACTGCACCCAAGGCAGCCAGCCTTTCCACACCTTCAGCCCGGAGTGGGACACCCAGGAGGACAGCAGGGTAGGGCACCATCAACATCATCACCTCCTGAGTAGAATAAGATGAAAAATGTCCCCTTCAACTGTGAGGTCAGCCTTTTTGGGTGTTTGCAGAGGGTGTAAAGAAACCCGACaccagacaaacagcagagagctgcGGGAAACTAATAACTACTGTTGGGGTGTTGTGGTTTGTTAGTAATATTcacaacatgaataaactgTTGTAGCTAAAATGTGCATGAGTGAGACAGCAGAGTGAGGTCTGGGTTTGTGGACACCTAATCCTGAGCTGAATTGTGACTCTGCTGACAGGAATGTGGTGAGGATCAGCAGAAACATAGTTTAACTACGCTCCAGCACAGTacagagctacacacacacacacaaagataaaaataatacagtagAGTAGAGtacttacacacatgcacagaaaaattGATTATGCTCTTAATAGATTGGTCACAAGCAATCACGTCCCAGCCAGCTGAAGATCACAGAAATGACTGATTGGTTGTGGTCCGTGCGTCCTCCTGGCTCCTCAGGCAGACAGGACGCTCTCTGCACAGAGGTCAAGGGTCAAATAGCAGAGATCCACGTCTTCGACAGGCAACAGTATGGAAGCGCGTCAGCCTGCAGCTTCGATTCATACCAGTATGGAGGAACGTTGCCCGCTGGCCTGGGACCAGATATAAGCTGGACCCTGTCAggagtctgctgctgctgccatttaTTATCACACCTGCTCTGAGTGAGCTGAGTCTTCACGTATAGTCATGACAGTGACAGGCAGGACTTGCATGGCCACGATCAGAAGGGACCTTGTATCagccatgtaaaaaaaataatgttgctTTGATATAATGGTCAGGGTTTAGAGACCCGAGAGACTTACAACTGACTTGACTTGGACGTGCCCTCCAGAGCTTCACACAAATGACTTGAGACTTAAACTGGACCGACCTTGAATGATTTGAGACCTGCCTTGAACTTGCCACAAAGGACTTGAAATTTCACCGAATGACACGAGATTTGACTTGTGTCCACTGTCTTGAAACTTGACTTGGACGTGTCTTAAATCAACTTTGACTTGTCTCAAATGATTTTAGACCTTACGTGGACTTTGACCAAAAGAATGTTCACTTCACTTGCCTCAGATGACTTGAGACTTTGACATGGTCTCTTCTGGAACAATTAGATACTCTGTGTCCATTTGTCTCCATTTATTTGAAACTTCTTGGACCTGTGTCAAATGAGTTTTGACTTCATTTGAAGAACTTGAGGTTTGAATGGGACTTGTCCTGAGTGACTTCACTGACTTGAGACTTAACTTGGACTCCCTCTGTTGAGTTGGACTTGCCCCAAAAGACTTAGATCTCACAGATTAGTCTCCAGAAAATCAAGAAGTGATACCGGTCTAACGTCACACAGCACCTGCATCATTTCACTCATTGAAGAATCAGTGCATTTGCATCTATTTGTGTAATTAATGACAGAAACCGGCTGAATTACATCTGTTAGCATCATTGCATTAACAGTCTGTTGCAGCTCGTGCCTGGCTGACCTGAGCGCTGCCTGCAGCATATGTAACGAGAGACTTGCTTAATTGTTTCCTAAAGGGatttatgacatttattttcGTTGTGCGCAGTCAAACCTGCTGAACAAGGAAAGGTGCAGTGGTGCGgtgtcttcctctccctgtttCTTCGGGTTTGACCTGCAGGGTGTGTCTTTTGAGCTGCGTGGTCAAAGGTCAGCGAGGCAGGGGTTAAAGACAGCTCACGAGAGGACGAGCACTCGCACGTAGAGGCCGAGACCTTCAGGCAAGGTGGAGCAAAACAGGTGTTTTGCTCCAGGAATTTATGGAGGCGAATGAAATGGAAGgaccctcttcttcctcttcatgtcCCTCCTTGCCCTTCCATGTTTTCCGGCCTTTTGTCGTTTGAATTTGAAAGCACCAGCTTTGAAGCAAAAGAGGGAGCTCTTTCTTTCCCTATGATTTGCTTTGGCCGCAAatgaaaagacattaaaaacaacccAGAAGAGCAAGATCCCGGCATCTAGAATTCTGAGTTTTGTCCAAAGGATGTGCTCCCCCGGCTGCATCGCTCTCTCGGCGATTCGAAGCTTCAGACATCCTTCAGCTGGAGTCTTAACACAAAACATTCCTAAAATTGAGAGGTGGTTTGCTTCTGGTTTCAGCCTCGTGGGAACCAGACGCCCCTCCAGAAGGACAGACAAGAGACTTCCTCCACTTTTCTGCCAGAACCTTCAATTAGCTTTTGTGAAAGCCTCCTCTTATCAGCAGCTCTCAGAGCAGCTTTAACCGTGAGCCGGAGGTAGAGACTACTGTAAGCCAACTAACCgtgcatgtttcttttttcaataTCTTCTTTTGCCCTCGCTTGATATGATAACGACAGATTCCCCAAATGCTTCATAATCAGCACATTTCCATGTTTACATGCGCCCCATAATGGTTTGACTGGGACCACAGCGAGGGAACGCTCCAGCTTGTAACTGTCATGTAAACGCCTTTAACAAGATTTCTGACGCTCATTAACATTTTATGTGGACGCTTAGAGGGATAAAAGGAGGACaacacagtttgtctttttcactCAGGAGTGAAAGCTCAGTAtaattaaagtgtgtgtgtgtgtgtgtgtgtcctgcttcctctgtctcgtctttgttttactttctttctaAGCCTCCCTGTTGTTCTTTTTACCTCTTCacctcttactctctctctctgtcttactGTCTCTGTTTTCTAACCATCCGtttccatgaacacacacacacacacacacacacacacacaaaacaacgtAAAACCTCATGAGAAGAGGAGAAACCCCGGCTTGCCTCTTTGACGTCAATAGTGAAGCTCTAAAGAcactaaatgtgtgtgtgtgtgtgtgtgtgtgtgtctgtgtctgtctgtgtgtgtgtgtgtgtgtgtgtgtgtgtggtagttGGGGGGACTCATGCTGAGTCGTTGTATAAAGTTAGAAAGAGGGATCAAAAGTCTGCAGAAATAAACGAGCAGTCAGGTCAGGCTGGACACGCACAAAGTCTCTCAATCCCATCAGCCCTTTACTCTCACGGCGGCTCTGCAGGCTggtgaaaagcagcacatgctgTCATCTCCAAGATCCAAGCTTGAGTTTGCTCATGATGAACGTCAGTCCCAGTGGCGTCGCGGTCAGAAGTATTAAAACCGTCCTCAGCGATGCTGAAGCTTCTGTCACAAGGTGCCCGTGTGATTGGTCAGTGACTGTGAGGAAGTTAAAACTGCAGCGCCAATTTACTCCTGACATTACACACCTGTGTGATAGGAAACATCGCACTAAACAATGAAGCGATCGAGCCAAAATCCACGTTCTGGATGTTTAAATACTCTGAAACCCATATACAgatgtttaaagctgcagtattAGATTTGGCTACATGGGGGCAGCGCAACAAGTGGTAAACACAATATTGACATACTTTCTCCGTGTAAAGTTGATATGGTGATCGTATTAGAAACAACTTGTAATTTGGAGCAACATTAccattcatttgaagttgtgtttctggccacctgacaacACTCTCCTTtaaactctgtttttggtctccacttACTCCTGGTGGGAAAGATCtgactcttcagctgctaaatggcTTACAGCGGATTTATCAAAACGGCTTTCTGCCGAGGCCGGAAACCACAATTGGAGCCGCGAGACTCAACCAGAAGAGTACATTTACTGCCCCTAACACCAAAACAGcaagctgaaagatgctaaaatgcatGATAGAGCTGAGGGATAACTACAGTGTTGGGTGATCATCTGTGGATTCGTCACGAGTGACTTCTTTCATTTCGCATACACTCTTTATTCCATTGTCAGTGTGAGAATATtgttaaatgcagctttaaatgcatTTGATAGGACTTTGAACATGCGACAGTTGCTCCTCCTAAATGTTGACGTGCTGCAGCCCTCACAGTTCTGGACAGAAGAGACCATGTCCTTCTGTGTTAAAACCTCTGAACGCTCGAACTGAGGACATTTCGTACATGCATGTGTCTTCACATGTCCGCTAAATGCTGTTTATACAGATGATGCTTAACAGCAGGCAGGTGACGCCGGATGTTTTGACAGGTgctgtgcgtttgtgtgtgcatgtgtgtgtttggggcaTCCCACCGAGAGCCTTCCTATGAGAATGAGGGAGGgttcaaactgtaaaaaaaaatgcaccagtGTTATGTAATAtggatttgattttgttttgataaatgGGAAGAAAGAGGCGTCACTTAAAGGGTCAGTCCACCTAAATTGCAAAGAAAAAATTGAAAAACTGAGTAGAAAATAGACTAGAattaagagaaaataaagcagtcacagtgcaaattaaagctgcatgagTTATAATGCAACAACGTTTTATAAACTTTTAGTGTACTGAAgtacaccagtgaaaatcattCATGAGCATTAATTCAAAACACAAATTACAACTATTACAAAAATAGtgtattacaaaggacttgaaaataagtatacATAAGTACACCTCATTaccattaaaagtatttgtaatttagtacactttttaaaaatactttgaaataCAACAAATATCAGCCTCTGGTGATATCGATGCAGTGGACTTGACCGTATTAGCATCGTGTTAGTGGAACACAGAACGATTAGCATTAGCTTCAAATGAGATAGCAACATGTTGGCCATGAATGTGGGTTTCTAGATTTCTTCCAGCTTTGTTTGTCCTTCTGACAAAGTGCAGCCGTACACGAACACGCACGCGTTCCCCCGCTGCGCCTACGAGAGCGCTCACCCCCGTTAACCCTGCTGCTCGAGGTCAGCTGCGCTCTGCCAATGAGATGGAAAATCAGGGCCCCTGAAACATCAAAGTACGTGACCCTCGCATTGTCGGGGAGGGATGGGAGGTCCACGGGGTGAAACATTTATGTTGCGCAGACACGCATAAACAGCATACATCGCCTTGTGGTGTTTTGCACTGGTAGCAGGGAGCCTGTGCGGGGGTCAGGACCTCGACTTTATTtccccatcctccctccttccaAGTGTACTGGGCTttgcagagaagaggaaaaacacgAGCAAGGGAGAAATAATAGCACTGTGGAGATCAAAGCAAAaaagattttttcattttctcacagaggctgctgggaaaatCACATCGCCAGTGCTCCCACCAGCTGACGGGATGGCAACTGGCGGTTTACAACAGTCTGGTTCCCCTGTTAAGAAAATAACCCATCATTGACAATGTGTTGACTCACTttgcctcccctcctctctccagctaCTGTGCTCCTCGGTGCAGGCCGCGCTGttcgaggaggaggagcgaggcCGCAAGCTGCAGGAGCGCCTGGCGGCGGCGGAGAGGAGGAACCGGCAGCTGAAGGAGCGCGTTCGCAAGGTGAAGCGCTCGCTGAGGAACACCCGCAAGGCCGCACGCAGGGCCGAGCAGGAGGCGCAGGAGCTGCGGGAGAAGCTGAAGGCTGCGGAGTGGAGGGCGGGGCATCACCTCAACGCCATAACGCAGGAGGAGCCTCCGCCCGGGCGCTACGCGAGCACGGCCATGCGCCAGCGAATGCAGCTTTAACCAATCCCACCCGCCCCAAACTGCCACCCACCTGGACTGAAAACTGGCTGTGGAGAGCGAGGGACTGCTGGGCGGTCTCTGTGTAAGGGACAGACAAATAGCAACTGTCACATATGAGTAAACACACTTTTAAAGTCATAATCTCTAtagttttcttgtaaataaactactctttctctcttttgtaaCCCTGATTGTTATAGACAATCAAACGATTGTTTTCTCGATGAGGCGGAGCACTGCTTAAGCACCGCTGCCTTCATGACCTGgactcagctgctgctcagagctCCTCAGCGACAACACTGATGCATTACTCCGTTTGCCACCCAACCTGAAGTTAAATTAGTTaaagttttaaaacaaaacaaaacaaaaagtgacaaaaagaaGTTCATAAATCAGGCAGGAATACAAGTCAGgctgagttgcattatgggaagtgtaggatccagtgtttaaaagtct
This region of Chelmon rostratus isolate fCheRos1 chromosome 22, fCheRos1.pri, whole genome shotgun sequence genomic DNA includes:
- the ccdc3a gene encoding coiled-coil domain-containing protein 3a — protein: MFAAALLLAALCVFTHLDTFTHGCQLPSEWRPLSEGCRAELAEIIVYARVLAIHREPLGGGAGSLYNSLPFGFGYGYEGAEEGLLYSAEVELLCDQAWGSMLEVPSGSRLNLTGLGYLSCQSHTVMENYSYFFFLRMDENYNILPHGVNFQDAIFPDTSENRRTFSSLFQFSNCTQGSQPFHTFSPEWDTQEDSRLLCSSVQAALFEEEERGRKLQERLAAAERRNRQLKERVRKVKRSLRNTRKAARRAEQEAQELREKLKAAEWRAGHHLNAITQEEPPPGRYASTAMRQRMQL